In Ignavibacteriota bacterium, a single genomic region encodes these proteins:
- the flaF gene encoding flagellar biosynthesis regulator FlaF translates to MHASQAEVYSRNQVAALGDREAEAAVLMKAAALMKHVQTHWAAPDRDRSLEKALRYNQRLWTFFQVALLDEKNPLPQGIKENVLRLSAFIDRRIFDTLAFPAPEKLDILININTNIAAGLKGSAQ, encoded by the coding sequence ATGCACGCGAGTCAGGCAGAGGTCTACAGTCGGAATCAGGTTGCAGCACTCGGAGATCGGGAGGCGGAAGCGGCGGTGCTGATGAAGGCGGCAGCCTTGATGAAGCATGTGCAAACACACTGGGCGGCCCCGGATCGTGACAGGAGTCTGGAGAAGGCGTTGCGGTACAATCAGCGTTTGTGGACCTTCTTTCAGGTCGCGTTGCTGGACGAGAAGAATCCGTTGCCGCAGGGGATCAAAGAGAACGTTCTCCGTCTGAGTGCATTCATTGACCGGCGGATCTTTGACACTCTGGCATTTCCGGCACCCGAAAAGCTGGACATCCTTATCAATATCAACACGAACATTGCGGCCGGCCTGAAGGGGTCTGCGCAGTAA
- a CDS encoding flagellin, protein MAQSISLTGAMRANLLSLQNTVSLMNRTQDRLSTGKKVNSALDSPTNYFAAKAHLNRANDITARKDSMNEAIQTVKTASSGIESINTLIESAKGIAQAALATSDTTQRAQYVTQYNSVISQINTMASDSGYRGTNLLVSNTMTVKFNEDGASSLSIEGFKATATGLTVGIVGQATGGITASWSDSTSGTLSINSALTQLSSALDTLRVKASALSSSLSVVQTRADWADTMVATLNGGANALTEADMNEEGANMLMLQTRQSLGTTALSLSAQNAQSVLRLF, encoded by the coding sequence ATGGCACAGAGCATTTCGTTGACGGGCGCGATGCGGGCTAACCTGCTTAGCTTGCAGAACACGGTCAGCCTCATGAACCGCACCCAGGATCGTCTGTCCACCGGTAAAAAGGTGAACAGCGCACTGGACAGCCCGACCAACTACTTTGCGGCCAAGGCGCACCTCAATCGCGCCAACGATATCACTGCACGCAAGGATAGCATGAACGAAGCTATCCAGACGGTGAAGACCGCGAGCAGCGGTATCGAGTCGATCAACACGTTGATCGAATCGGCGAAAGGTATTGCTCAGGCCGCATTGGCCACGAGCGACACCACGCAGCGTGCGCAGTACGTCACGCAGTACAACTCGGTGATCAGCCAGATCAACACGATGGCCAGCGATTCCGGTTATCGCGGCACGAACCTCCTTGTGAGCAACACGATGACCGTGAAGTTCAACGAGGACGGTGCGAGCTCGCTGAGCATCGAAGGATTCAAGGCGACGGCCACGGGTCTGACGGTTGGTATCGTTGGCCAGGCGACGGGTGGTATCACCGCATCCTGGTCCGATTCGACCAGCGGCACCCTGTCCATCAACTCCGCTCTTACCCAGCTCTCCAGCGCTCTGGATACCCTGCGCGTGAAGGCATCGGCCCTGTCGTCGAGCCTCAGCGTGGTGCAGACGCGTGCTGACTGGGCGGATACGATGGTAGCCACGCTCAATGGCGGCGCCAACGCTCTGACGGAAGCCGACATGAACGAAGAGGGTGCGAACATGCTGATGCTGCAGACCCGGCAGTCGCTGGGTACCACAGCATTGAGCCTGTCGGCGCAGAACGCCCAGTCCGTGCTGCGGCTCTTCTAA
- a CDS encoding tetratricopeptide repeat protein, which translates to MNARWDIPMEQKQPSVTLQAVREARRRGDLVFARSGYEQLSAGRDASWELFVEWAEFLGGTGAAQGSVTALREAARRFPNNPAVLNSLGLAFHGTGDYSEAVRSFETALRATPGAGAIAYNLGNARRELGDIPGAMAAYVKALELGPPVPEMFNNLGLLFQETGDAAHAITAYRSALGLDAAFLPAALNLGYISIQERQPALAVAVLESALGHHPEHPDVHWLLSHALLVMGEYPRGWKEYEWRWEKMRNATYRRKDASRQWTGEPLAGKRILLYAEQGLGDAIQCARYIPMVAAAGGVVVVECQPELVELMRTVRGVAEVVVRGAEVPACALECPLMSLPGVFGTTLATVPKEVPYMVPDPAKAAVWEAWSRDGGAGRRIGVVWAGNPSHRNDMRRSLPASYLSGLMEAGDVRWISLQKGERGDRRLEVPRGVQIEDMGERLHDLADTAALLMQLDLVITVDTAVAHLAGALGRPVWVVLPYAPDWRWLLEGEGTVWYPTARLYRQPAPGNWGAVIARVVADLASLP; encoded by the coding sequence ATGAATGCCCGCTGGGACATACCGATGGAGCAGAAGCAGCCTTCCGTGACGCTGCAGGCGGTCCGGGAGGCGCGCCGCCGGGGCGATCTGGTGTTCGCGCGTTCGGGATATGAGCAACTGTCCGCCGGCAGGGATGCATCATGGGAGTTGTTCGTCGAGTGGGCGGAATTCCTTGGCGGAACGGGTGCCGCGCAGGGATCGGTGACGGCGTTGCGGGAAGCGGCGCGAAGGTTTCCGAACAACCCCGCGGTGTTGAACAGTCTCGGGCTCGCATTCCACGGAACGGGGGACTATAGCGAGGCGGTACGATCGTTTGAGACCGCGCTTCGTGCAACGCCGGGGGCCGGGGCCATCGCGTACAATCTGGGCAATGCCCGCAGGGAACTTGGCGACATTCCGGGTGCGATGGCAGCATACGTGAAAGCTCTGGAACTCGGTCCGCCGGTGCCCGAGATGTTCAACAATCTCGGGTTGCTCTTTCAGGAGACCGGCGATGCTGCGCACGCGATAACGGCATATCGGTCGGCGTTGGGCCTCGATGCGGCGTTCCTGCCTGCAGCGCTGAATCTTGGTTACATCTCCATCCAGGAGCGCCAACCGGCTCTCGCGGTTGCCGTGCTGGAGTCCGCGCTCGGGCATCATCCCGAGCATCCCGATGTGCACTGGCTCTTGTCGCATGCGTTGTTGGTCATGGGCGAGTATCCGCGGGGCTGGAAGGAATACGAGTGGCGTTGGGAGAAGATGAGGAATGCCACGTATCGCCGCAAGGATGCGTCGCGCCAGTGGACTGGCGAGCCGCTTGCGGGCAAGCGCATTCTGTTGTACGCCGAGCAGGGGCTTGGAGATGCGATCCAGTGTGCCAGGTACATTCCGATGGTAGCGGCGGCGGGTGGTGTTGTGGTCGTTGAATGTCAGCCGGAGCTCGTTGAGCTCATGCGGACCGTGCGGGGTGTTGCGGAAGTTGTCGTGCGGGGGGCAGAGGTTCCTGCTTGTGCACTCGAATGTCCCCTCATGTCGCTTCCGGGAGTATTCGGGACCACATTGGCGACTGTTCCGAAGGAGGTCCCGTACATGGTTCCGGATCCTGCAAAGGCGGCGGTGTGGGAGGCGTGGAGTCGGGACGGGGGGGCGGGGCGTCGGATCGGGGTGGTATGGGCGGGGAATCCGTCGCACCGGAACGATATGCGGCGGTCGTTGCCCGCATCGTATCTGTCGGGGCTCATGGAAGCGGGGGATGTGCGATGGATAAGTCTTCAGAAGGGGGAGCGGGGTGATCGTCGTTTGGAGGTGCCGCGGGGGGTGCAGATCGAGGATATGGGGGAGCGATTGCATGATCTTGCGGACACGGCGGCATTGCTCATGCAGTTGGATCTTGTGATCACGGTGGACACGGCGGTAGCGCATCTGGCGGGGGCGTTAGGTCGGCCGGTATGGGTCGTGTTGCCGTACGCGCCGGATTGGCGGTGGTTGTTGGAGGGGGAGGGAACGGTCTGGTATCCGACGGCGCGTCTCTACCGTCAGCCTGCTCCCGGCAACTGGGGTGCCGTTATTGCCCGTGTCGTTGCCGACCTTGCTTCCCTGCCGTGA
- the flaF gene encoding flagellar biosynthesis regulator FlaF — MRSGQAEAYNKAQCASMTDREREAAVLMKAAALLRHAQMQWATAQREKLLDEALRFNQRIWTFFQVSLSDQENRLPDEIKAQVLTLSAYVDRRIFEVMAFPEADKLSVLIAINTNLAAGLKGSAASS, encoded by the coding sequence ATGCGATCAGGTCAGGCAGAAGCGTACAATAAGGCACAGTGCGCATCGATGACGGACCGCGAACGTGAGGCGGCGGTCCTCATGAAGGCAGCAGCACTCCTGCGCCATGCCCAGATGCAATGGGCGACCGCGCAGCGGGAGAAGCTCCTTGATGAAGCTCTGCGGTTCAACCAGCGCATCTGGACATTCTTCCAGGTGTCGTTGTCGGACCAGGAGAACCGGTTGCCGGACGAGATCAAAGCCCAGGTGCTGACGCTCAGCGCGTACGTGGACCGGCGGATCTTTGAGGTCATGGCGTTCCCGGAAGCGGACAAGCTGTCGGTACTCATTGCCATCAATACCAATCTCGCAGCCGGGCTCAAGGGGTCGGCTGCGTCATCGTGA
- a CDS encoding response regulator transcription factor, producing MKNRPIGVLVADDHTIVRRGLVSLLSLDEGIEVVGEATDGRIAVERAMELDPDVVLMDISMPELNGLEATRLVKKQMPHIKVLVLSAHDKDEYILQVVRSGANGYLLKNTSAEDLYAAIRAVHAGHAFFSPSVSKVILDSYMVGGKNDPATEGESHPAHRLTPREREILQLIAEGKTHQEAANVLHISVRTVDTHCVNIMKKLDIHESAGLVRYAITNGIVILPQ from the coding sequence GTGAAAAACAGGCCAATCGGTGTCCTTGTAGCCGACGACCACACGATCGTGCGGCGGGGCCTCGTCTCGCTCCTTTCGCTTGATGAAGGGATCGAGGTCGTTGGAGAGGCTACGGACGGACGCATTGCGGTGGAACGGGCGATGGAACTCGATCCCGATGTCGTCCTCATGGACATCAGCATGCCGGAGCTGAACGGCCTGGAAGCCACACGGCTGGTCAAAAAACAGATGCCCCATATCAAGGTTCTCGTCCTTTCGGCCCACGACAAGGATGAGTATATCCTCCAGGTCGTGCGGTCGGGTGCCAACGGCTACCTCCTCAAGAATACTTCTGCTGAAGACCTCTACGCGGCGATCAGGGCGGTTCATGCCGGCCATGCCTTTTTCAGCCCTTCCGTGTCCAAGGTCATTCTTGATTCGTACATGGTCGGGGGAAAGAACGACCCTGCAACTGAGGGAGAGAGCCACCCGGCGCACAGATTGACTCCCCGGGAGCGGGAGATCCTCCAGCTCATCGCTGAAGGGAAAACCCACCAGGAAGCTGCCAACGTCCTCCATATTAGTGTCCGGACCGTTGATACCCACTGTGTGAATATCATGAAAAAGCTTGATATCCACGAGAGTGCGGGGCTTGTCCGGTATGCGATCACCAATGGTATCGTGATTCTTCCGCAGTAG
- a CDS encoding flagellar biosynthesis repressor FlbT, which produces MALKLSLKASERVIAGGAVLRNATGKTIELMVENEVPLLREKEILSEAKADTPCKRVYFVIQLMYIDGNNLPKYQELYWDLARDIINAAPSTTGMFKTISEAIYNGKYYQALKETRKLMQYEEKAMSHAIRSGRSVQ; this is translated from the coding sequence ATGGCTCTGAAGTTGTCTTTGAAAGCCAGTGAACGGGTCATTGCCGGTGGCGCGGTCTTGCGCAACGCCACCGGCAAGACCATTGAACTGATGGTCGAAAATGAGGTCCCGCTCCTCCGTGAAAAGGAGATCCTGAGCGAGGCCAAGGCCGATACGCCGTGCAAGCGGGTGTATTTTGTCATCCAGCTGATGTATATTGATGGCAATAACCTGCCGAAGTACCAGGAGCTGTACTGGGACCTCGCACGCGATATCATCAATGCCGCACCCAGCACGACCGGGATGTTCAAGACCATCAGCGAAGCGATCTACAATGGCAAGTACTACCAGGCGCTGAAAGAGACCCGGAAGTTGATGCAGTACGAAGAAAAGGCAATGTCGCATGCGATCAGGTCAGGCAGAAGCGTACAATAA
- a CDS encoding tetratricopeptide repeat protein yields MIISNEKQSASDKDAAIRRTSKAEALNVLGMRAVQRGDYAEAVSLFSQAAATDPVSAGAQYNLARALKDAGRTVEALAAFRKVVSLHPADADAWYTMGNTCAMLGEHAEAEHAYRRALELRPEDVRMYNNLAVALQALGRLDEADAVACVGLAIDPGYADLHYNHALVLLLQGRFTDGWREFEYRFDTSDHANPLRPDVHPRWTGGPLEGKTLLLASEQGLGDTIQFIRFARDLKDRGAHVIVECAQELAALLLSAPGVDAVVPRGSAMPSYDMWTPMLSVPAITGMDNEHVFGLSVPYLFSDQGNVTAWRSRLQGSPAGARVGCVWSGNPRHRNDRSRSCPPGEFTALAAIPGIQFFSLQVRNDTAASRALFPMCHDLTDNIRDFSDTAALISVLDLVITVDTAVAHLAGAMGKPVWLLLPHAPDWRWMLRRKDSPWYPSMTIYRQEHAGEWSEVFAVVARELRRMASMPHQPSRALSGGTSLRGPVLRGAPPRHDVRALLDPAPLLAYADALTQAGNRRHAIDTYRRLLAFHPTIAPAWNNLGVCLQQEGDLSDAIAAFERAAKLDASNAAVLNNFGFALSEYGVRARAAEVLRRSIALDPALAEAHNNLGNILRAEDDRVGARLAYETAISCRADFPEPHWNLAQLLLQDGEFERGWVEYEWRWRRSDFTSPLRKFSQPLWNGEDVRGKTILVHAEQGFGDTIQFIRYLTMVHARGARIVLECQPALVRLFLGLPMVHAVVGTGSPLPAFDVHVPLMSLPRIFGTSLKTIPKQTPYLNVHGADVRQWRSIINGEGPAVGVVWSGTQQVKVLRNRTCPLPLMAPLFSVAGVRMYSLQVGDAAAELAKVPTGFRPVDLGPHLRDFADTAAAVSMLDVVISIDTAVAHLAGALGRQVWLILPEDADWRWMRDRDDSPWYPGMHLYRERRGEGWSPVIARVGEALHSLVDRHRGR; encoded by the coding sequence ATGATCATCAGTAATGAGAAGCAGTCGGCATCCGACAAGGATGCAGCGATCCGGCGGACATCCAAGGCCGAAGCGTTGAACGTTCTCGGCATGAGGGCGGTCCAGCGTGGCGATTACGCCGAAGCCGTGTCGTTGTTCAGCCAGGCTGCGGCAACGGACCCGGTGTCTGCAGGGGCGCAGTACAATCTTGCGCGTGCGCTCAAGGATGCAGGACGGACCGTGGAGGCGCTTGCCGCGTTCCGGAAGGTGGTTTCTCTCCATCCTGCAGATGCCGATGCATGGTACACCATGGGGAATACCTGTGCGATGCTGGGCGAACACGCCGAAGCAGAGCATGCCTATCGCCGTGCCCTTGAACTCCGCCCGGAAGATGTCCGGATGTACAACAATCTTGCCGTGGCATTGCAGGCGCTGGGGCGCCTGGATGAGGCCGATGCGGTCGCCTGCGTTGGCCTTGCCATCGATCCCGGGTATGCGGATCTCCACTACAATCATGCCCTGGTGTTGCTTCTGCAGGGACGCTTCACGGACGGATGGCGGGAATTCGAATACCGCTTCGACACCAGCGACCACGCCAATCCCCTTCGCCCGGATGTGCATCCGCGGTGGACCGGTGGACCGTTGGAGGGGAAGACACTCCTCCTGGCGTCCGAACAGGGGCTCGGCGATACGATCCAGTTCATACGTTTTGCACGCGACCTCAAGGACCGGGGGGCGCATGTGATCGTGGAATGTGCCCAGGAGCTCGCTGCGCTTCTTCTCTCTGCCCCTGGCGTTGATGCGGTGGTGCCACGCGGCAGCGCGATGCCTTCGTATGATATGTGGACCCCCATGCTGAGCGTCCCGGCGATCACCGGGATGGACAACGAACATGTGTTCGGGCTTTCGGTGCCGTATCTGTTCTCCGATCAGGGCAACGTGACAGCGTGGCGATCGCGCCTTCAGGGATCCCCTGCAGGAGCGCGTGTGGGATGCGTGTGGTCCGGCAATCCGCGTCACCGCAACGACCGCTCCCGGTCGTGTCCCCCGGGAGAGTTCACGGCATTGGCCGCGATCCCCGGCATCCAGTTCTTCAGTCTTCAGGTCCGGAACGATACCGCGGCATCCCGCGCGTTGTTCCCCATGTGTCATGACCTCACCGACAACATCCGTGATTTCAGTGATACGGCAGCGCTGATCAGCGTGCTCGATCTCGTTATCACGGTGGACACCGCTGTGGCACATCTGGCAGGGGCGATGGGGAAACCCGTCTGGCTCTTGCTCCCGCACGCGCCGGATTGGCGGTGGATGCTGCGGCGCAAGGACAGTCCGTGGTATCCCTCCATGACGATCTATCGTCAGGAGCATGCCGGGGAATGGTCGGAGGTTTTCGCGGTGGTCGCCAGAGAATTGCGCAGGATGGCATCGATGCCGCATCAACCGTCGCGCGCTCTCTCCGGTGGCACGTCGTTGCGGGGTCCGGTCTTGCGAGGTGCACCACCCCGCCACGATGTGCGGGCGCTCCTGGATCCGGCACCGTTGCTTGCCTATGCGGACGCTCTGACGCAGGCGGGCAACCGCCGCCATGCCATTGATACGTACCGTCGGCTTCTGGCCTTCCACCCGACGATAGCTCCCGCGTGGAACAATCTCGGGGTCTGTCTCCAGCAGGAAGGCGACCTCTCCGATGCCATCGCCGCGTTCGAACGTGCTGCCAAGCTGGATGCCTCGAATGCCGCGGTCCTGAACAACTTCGGATTTGCGTTGAGCGAGTACGGTGTCCGTGCCCGCGCGGCCGAGGTCCTCCGCCGTTCGATCGCGCTGGACCCCGCGCTCGCGGAAGCACACAACAACCTCGGGAATATCCTCAGAGCCGAGGATGATCGGGTGGGGGCGCGGCTCGCGTATGAGACCGCGATCTCCTGCAGGGCGGACTTTCCTGAGCCGCACTGGAATCTGGCGCAGTTGCTCCTCCAGGACGGCGAGTTCGAGCGGGGGTGGGTGGAGTATGAATGGCGCTGGCGGCGATCGGATTTCACCAGCCCGTTGCGCAAGTTCTCACAGCCGCTCTGGAACGGCGAGGATGTCCGGGGGAAGACTATCCTGGTCCATGCGGAACAGGGATTCGGTGACACGATACAGTTCATCCGCTATCTGACCATGGTGCATGCACGCGGGGCGCGTATCGTCCTCGAATGCCAACCGGCGCTGGTCCGGCTCTTCCTGGGCCTGCCGATGGTGCATGCCGTCGTGGGAACGGGTTCACCGCTTCCTGCATTCGACGTCCATGTGCCGTTGATGTCGCTCCCCCGGATCTTCGGGACCTCGCTGAAGACCATTCCGAAGCAGACCCCTTATCTGAATGTGCATGGCGCCGATGTGCGGCAATGGCGTTCCATCATCAATGGCGAAGGGCCCGCGGTCGGTGTCGTCTGGTCGGGGACCCAGCAGGTGAAGGTGCTTCGCAATCGGACGTGTCCGCTTCCCTTGATGGCCCCTCTGTTCTCGGTGGCGGGTGTGCGGATGTACAGTCTTCAGGTCGGGGATGCGGCCGCGGAACTCGCGAAGGTGCCGACAGGTTTTCGGCCGGTGGATCTTGGTCCGCACCTGCGTGACTTTGCGGACACCGCCGCGGCGGTGAGCATGCTCGATGTGGTGATCAGCATTGACACGGCGGTGGCCCATCTTGCAGGCGCACTGGGGAGGCAGGTGTGGTTGATCCTTCCGGAGGATGCTGACTGGAGGTGGATGCGTGATCGTGACGACTCACCGTGGTATCCGGGGATGCATCTGTACCGTGAGAGGCGGGGGGAGGGTTGGTCTCCCGTGATAGCTCGTGTCGGTGAGGCGTTGCATTCATTGGTGGACAGGCATCGGGGACGGTGA
- a CDS encoding response regulator, giving the protein MTIPSEHSSRTPSDSQTLKVLLVDDIQENLELLEDVLSENGYRPIMARNGVEALHLLKAEPFHMIVADAMMPKMDGFQLCKEVRTLPACGTLPFIIYTGNYVDAGDQEFARSIGVDRYVVKYAGLGALVQAINELAQQHYGRVPDEPAPAMEQLDDQEFLEKHRAIVIKKLEEKMAELEMYADTLIKKNREIQASEDRYRTLFDHASIAIFVVDRETGRVVDVNRAGLELLGYEREELFAMAHLPFAAGEFTSTMLDTMHFASGETTITRKGGESVQVDIGVGPVTRPQDTRVLLYVRDISEQKKMREQLIQADKMTLMGRLAAGIAHEIRNPLSAIALNLQYLVFKTQTHTELCDPLKDALEGTRRIEAVIENTLNLARVTPPVLKEEEINDLARQVLGFIKISVQQKDIHFATHLADGLPPVMIDAKQMQQVVLNVVQNAIDASPDGATVELTTTRTSGEPGSCGMVELAVRDLGPGISAEQRKHLFEQFYTTKSGGTGLGLSISKQIIEKHKGEIRVDPAEGGGTIVRISLPTHS; this is encoded by the coding sequence ATGACGATTCCATCTGAACACTCTTCGCGTACACCGAGCGATAGCCAGACCCTGAAGGTGCTGCTGGTCGATGATATTCAGGAGAACCTGGAACTCCTCGAAGATGTGCTGTCGGAGAACGGGTACCGCCCCATCATGGCCCGCAACGGGGTGGAGGCGCTGCACCTTCTCAAGGCGGAACCCTTCCACATGATCGTGGCTGATGCCATGATGCCAAAGATGGATGGGTTCCAGCTGTGCAAGGAGGTGAGGACATTGCCCGCGTGCGGGACCCTTCCTTTCATCATCTACACCGGCAACTATGTGGATGCAGGCGACCAGGAGTTTGCCCGGAGCATCGGGGTCGACCGGTACGTGGTCAAGTACGCGGGGCTTGGTGCGCTGGTACAGGCGATCAACGAGCTTGCCCAGCAGCACTATGGCCGTGTTCCTGACGAGCCGGCCCCTGCCATGGAGCAGCTCGATGACCAGGAGTTCCTGGAAAAGCACCGCGCGATCGTCATCAAGAAGCTCGAAGAGAAGATGGCGGAACTGGAGATGTACGCGGACACGCTGATCAAGAAGAACCGTGAGATCCAGGCTTCGGAGGACCGGTACCGGACCCTCTTCGACCATGCAAGCATCGCGATCTTCGTTGTCGACCGTGAGACGGGCCGGGTGGTGGACGTCAACCGCGCCGGGCTGGAGTTGCTCGGCTACGAACGCGAGGAGCTCTTTGCCATGGCGCATCTTCCGTTCGCCGCCGGTGAGTTCACCTCCACGATGCTCGACACGATGCACTTCGCTTCAGGCGAGACCACGATCACACGGAAGGGCGGCGAATCGGTCCAGGTGGATATCGGCGTCGGCCCTGTGACGCGGCCGCAGGACACGCGTGTCCTGCTGTATGTGCGCGACATCAGTGAACAGAAGAAGATGCGCGAGCAGCTCATCCAGGCGGACAAGATGACCCTGATGGGAAGGCTTGCCGCCGGCATCGCGCATGAGATCCGCAATCCTCTGTCCGCCATCGCGCTCAACCTCCAGTACCTGGTCTTCAAGACCCAGACACACACCGAGTTGTGCGACCCTCTCAAGGACGCGCTGGAAGGGACCCGGAGGATCGAGGCGGTGATCGAGAATACCTTGAACCTTGCACGCGTCACGCCGCCCGTTCTCAAGGAAGAAGAGATCAATGACCTGGCGCGGCAGGTGCTCGGGTTCATCAAGATCTCGGTGCAGCAGAAGGATATCCATTTCGCGACGCATCTGGCGGATGGCCTGCCGCCGGTGATGATCGATGCGAAGCAGATGCAGCAGGTCGTCCTGAACGTTGTCCAGAATGCCATCGACGCTTCACCGGATGGTGCAACGGTCGAGCTGACCACCACCAGGACCTCCGGCGAGCCCGGGAGCTGCGGGATGGTGGAGCTGGCCGTACGCGACCTCGGACCCGGTATCTCTGCGGAACAGCGCAAACACCTCTTCGAACAATTCTATACGACCAAATCCGGTGGCACAGGCCTCGGCCTTTCGATCTCGAAGCAGATCATCGAGAAACACAAAGGAGAGATCCGGGTCGATCCGGCCGAAGGTGGCGGCACCATCGTTCGCATTTCGTTACCAACTCACAGCTAA
- a CDS encoding flagellin, with product MAQQISLTSAMRANLLSLQNTVSLLNRTQDRLSSGKKVNSALDSPTNYFAAKAHMNRANDISGRKDSMGEAIQTVKTASSGIESINTLIESAKGIAQAALATSDTTQRAQYVTQYNAVISQINTMASDSGYRGTNLLVANTLGVKFNEDGASSLSIEGFKATATGLTVGIVGQATGGITASWSDTTNGVGSINSALTQLSDALSTLRVKASALSSSLSIVQTRADWADQMIATLNAGANSLTEADMNEEGANMLMLQTRQSLGTTALSLSAQNAQSVLRLF from the coding sequence ATGGCACAGCAGATATCCCTCACCTCCGCGATGCGCGCGAACCTGCTCAGTCTGCAGAATACGGTTTCGTTGCTCAATCGCACCCAGGACCGGCTTTCGTCCGGGAAGAAGGTCAACAGTGCTCTGGACAGTCCGACCAACTACTTCGCGGCCAAGGCGCACATGAATCGTGCGAACGACATCTCCGGCCGGAAGGACAGCATGGGCGAAGCGATCCAGACGGTGAAGACCGCGAGCAGTGGCATCGAGTCGATCAACACCCTGATCGAATCGGCGAAAGGTATCGCGCAGGCCGCACTGGCCACGAGCGACACCACGCAGCGTGCGCAGTATGTGACGCAGTACAATGCGGTGATCAGCCAGATCAACACGATGGCCAGCGACTCCGGGTATCGTGGAACGAACCTCCTTGTGGCGAACACTCTCGGTGTGAAGTTCAATGAGGATGGTGCGAGCTCGCTGAGTATCGAAGGCTTCAAGGCGACGGCCACGGGCTTGACGGTCGGTATCGTGGGCCAGGCAACCGGTGGCATCACGGCATCCTGGTCGGACACCACCAACGGTGTCGGGTCGATCAACTCGGCACTGACGCAGCTGTCGGATGCCCTGAGCACCCTGCGCGTGAAGGCTTCAGCGCTGTCATCCAGCCTGAGCATCGTGCAGACCCGTGCGGACTGGGCGGATCAGATGATCGCGACCCTGAACGCCGGTGCCAACTCGCTGACCGAAGCGGACATGAACGAAGAAGGCGCGAACATGCTGATGCTGCAGACCCGGCAGTCCCTGGGTACCACGGCCCTCAGTCTGTCGGCCCAGAACGCTCAGTCGGTGCTCCGCCTGTTCTAG